In Aythya fuligula isolate bAytFul2 chromosome 27, bAytFul2.pri, whole genome shotgun sequence, a single window of DNA contains:
- the ADRA2B gene encoding alpha-2B adrenergic receptor, producing MESPEGGYSVQATAAIAAAITFLVLFTITGNVLVILAVLTSRSLRAPQNLFLVSLAAADILVATLIIPFSLANELLGYWYFQKTWCEIYLALDVLFCTSSIVHLCAISLDRYWSVSRAIEYNAKRTPRRIKCSILIVWTIAAVISLPPLVYKGEKKAAPGGRPQCKLNEEAWYILSSSIGSFFAPCLIMILVYLRIYLIAKRRHRRGQSPPAAPSPPGSAPPNAAPTADGDTRGPHPLPADRTSLLSPEEPSAAAVVTAGASRGSGGSPRPAGRPRDTLATGTGRVVLAPTLSPSPWRRKAQANREKRFTFVLAVVIGVFVLCWFPFFFLYSLGAVCPRRCKVPEGVFQFFFWIGYCNSSLNPVIYTVFNQDFRKAFRRILCRRGARTAW from the coding sequence ATGGAGAGCCCCGAGGGGGGGTACTCGGTGCAGGCCACCGCTGCCATCGCGGCCGCTATCACCTTCCTGGTGCTCTTCACCATCACGGGCAACGTGCTGGTGATCCTGGCCGTGCTGACGAGCCGCTCGCTGCGGGCGCCCCAAAACCTCTTCTTGGTCTCGCTGGCGGCCGCCGACATCCTGGTGGCCACGCTCATCATCCCCTTCTCGCTGGCCAACGAGCTGCTGGGCTACTGGTACTTCCAGAAGACGTGGTGCGAGATCTACCTGGCCTTGGACGTGCTCTTCTGCACCTCGTCCATCGTGCACCTCTGCGCCATCAGCCTGGACCGCTACTGGTCCGTCAGCCGCGCCATCGAGTACAACGCCAAGCGGACGCCGCGCCGCATCAAGTGCAGCATCCTCATCGTCTGGACCATCGCCGCCGTCATCTCCCTGCCGCCCCTGGTCTACAAGGGCGAGAAGAAGGCGGCGCCGGGCGGGCGGCCGCAGTGCAAGCTCAACGAGGAGGCCTGGTACatcctctcctccagcatcGGCTCCTTCTTCGCCCCCTGCCTCATCATGATCCTCGTCTACCTGCGCATCTACCTGATCGCCAAGCGCCGCCACCGCCGCGGCCAgagcccccccgccgcccccagccccccgggtTCGGCGCCCCCAAACGCCGCCCCCACCGCCGATGGGGACACCCGGGGACCCCATCCCCTGCCGGCGGACAGGACCTCACTGCTCAGCCCCGAGGAGCCGTCGGCGGCAGCGGTGGTGACAGCGGGGGCCAGCCGGGGCTCCGGGGGTTCCCCACGGCCTGCGGGGCGCCCCAGGGACACGTTGGCCACGGGGACGGGGCGGGTGGTGCTGGCGCCCACgctgagccccagcccctggcgGAGGAAGGCGCAGGCGAACCGGGAGAAGCGCTTCACCTTCGTGCTGGCCGTCGTCATCGGCGTCTTCGTCCTCTGCTGgttccccttcttcttcctctacaGCCTGGGCGCCGTCTGCCCCCGGCGCTGCAAGGTGCCCGAGGGCGTCTTCCAGTTCTTCTTCTGGATCGGCTACTGCAACAGCTCCCTCAACCCCGTCATCTACACTGTCTTCAACCAGGACTTCCGCAAGGCTTTCCGCCGCATCCTCTGCCGCCGCGGCGCCCGGACGGCGTGGTGA